A stretch of DNA from Methylosinus sp. LW4:
GCGATGGCTGTTCTCGAAAGTATGCGGCGAGGAGCCGTCGCCGCGAATGGCGATGAGGATCTGGCCCTCCTCGCCGACGACCGTCACCGAGATGCGATAGCCCTGCTGATAGCAGACGTCATAGGCGGTCTGCGCAATGGCGAGAGCGACCGGCGTGGGCAGGATCTTCTGCGTGAGCAGCTCGGCGTTGGCGGGCGCCAGCGTCGCGGCGAAGGCGCCGAGAGCGGCGAAGGAGGCGAGGAGTTTCGACGTCATGGTCTCTCCGGGGAAGAGGAAATTTTGCTCCACATCCCGACGGGGATGGTAAACCGATCAATGTTATAGAATTCATGAACCGTCAAGGCCGCGCTATAGCGCGCCGAATGGACGAGCCTTGTCGCCGATACGCTGCCGCGCGTAGCGGGCCTTCTCTATAAATGCAAATAAAAGAACGAAAAATCCGCA
This window harbors:
- a CDS encoding GlcG/HbpS family heme-binding protein → MTSKLLASFAALGAFAATLAPANAELLTQKILPTPVALAIAQTAYDVCYQQGYRISVTVVGEEGQILIAIRGDGSSPHTFENSHRKAYTSRTFRTPSGEFAQRVKDNPTLSAVHLANVIAAQGALPIKAGEVVIGAVGVSGAPGGDKDEACAKAGIDKVADQLK